DNA from Ignavibacteria bacterium:
CCCCTTTTGCCCGGGCCAGAGAGTATTCTTCTTCCATAACGGAGTTAACCCGTAAATACTCATTTTTGTCCAGGTAACGTATATCTGCTCCTAAAAACCTGTCCAGAAAGAGGTTGCCTTCAGCTTTGTTAGATTTTTTCCCCCAGAGGAATAGCTTTACATCAAAGCCCTGTGCCTTTGCAGCTGCAACGGTTGCTCTTGAATGGTTTGACTGCTCACCGCCGCAGGTGAAAATTTTTGTAGCGCCCTCTTTTTTAGCCTGGAAAAGAATAAATTCAAGCTTTCTTACCTTATTCCCTGAAAGTTCAAGACCCGTAAAGTCATCCCTTTTCATGAGGAAGTCTGCCCCGTTAAAACTCATTTTCTGCAGAGGTGTAGGGACGTTTGCAAGCTGTATGCGTTTTGGGTATTTCATGGCAATTAACTTTTAGTGATTAATTCTGAACATTTTACTGTAATATCTTCTTGCCAGTTCAAGGTCCTCTGGCGTGTCAACCGAGAGGCTTTCAAGTTCGGTTACGACAATCTTGATCTTAAAGCCGTTTTCCAGCATTCTGAGCTGCTCAAGTTTTTCAATCCTTTCCAGATCCGTGGGCGGCAGGCTCGTAAATTTAAGAAGGGCTTCCCTTCTGTAAACGTAAAGCCCAATGTGCTTATAGATGTCGGCCACCCTGAGACTTTCAAGATGGCTCCTGGCATCCCTTACAAAGGGGATCGGCGAACGCGAGAAGTAAAGAGCAAAGTTGTGGTAATCGAAGACCACTTTCGGTATCGAAGGGTTTTCAAGCTCCTCAACTGTTGTAATCTTTTTCGCCAGGGTAGAGACATTTACGCTGCTGTCGAAGAACAGGGGTTCAATTGCCTCATCTATCATTCTTCCCTGAATAAAAGGCTCATCCCCCTGAATATTGACTATAATATCTGCATGCGGCATGTTCTGTGCAACATATGCAATCCTGTCAGAGCCGGTTGCAATGTCCTTTGGAGTTACTATTACCCTTGCTCCAAAGTCCCTTGCCACCTGGGCAACTTTTTCGTCATCTGTTGCAATTATCACCTCATGCAGCATTTTTGATTTCTGGCTGCTTTCATATGTGTGCTGTATCATCGGTTTGCCTCCGATATCGGCAAGAGGCTTGCCCATAAGCCTGGTCGAGGCGAACCGGGCCGGAATTATTCCTAGATTCATTTATTTTTTGGCCTAAAGTTTTTATTCAACATTAATTACTTTGGGGACCTTGAAGAATTCCTCTGTAGCGTCGGGGGCATTCTTCAGGGCTTCTTCTCTCGGAACCGAAGGCGTACGCTTGTCCTCACGCAGCACTTCAGAAACTTCAACGGGATATGAGAGCGGCTCCACATCCGTGGTATCAAGCTCGTTTAATTTTTCCATATAACCAAGTATCTGATTCAGCTCACCGGTAAAGCTATCCAGCTCGGTTTCACTGAATTTCAGCTTGGCCAGGGCGGCTATGTATTCAACATCTTTTCTTGTAACGGACATATTTAAGACCTGATAAATTAAATTCTAATATAAATAATCTTTTTCAAATAAATAAGTTACCGGAGTATCTTTCATTACTCCAGAGCTTCAGACTGCGAAAGTTTTCTTACCGCGGCAATCCTTTTCTTTATTGAGGGATGGCTGTAGAAGAACCACTCCACAACGGGATGGGGCTCCTTGTCGCCCAGGTTCTGCTCGTTGAGCTTTTCAAGGGTTCTAATGAAGGCTTCGGCCTTTGCCGTAGACTCAATGGCGTAGCGGTCGGCCTGGTATTCATGCTTTCTGGACAGGGAGCTTGTTATCGGAGTTTCAACTACTCCCAGCACCATTCCCCACAAAAGGAGTATCGGGATAGCCGAGACCTGCGTAATGGAACTGTATCCAAAGTATGGAAGCGAGATTCTGTATAAAAGAGCCAGCAGGTAGAGAGTAAGGAAGCTGAAAACAGTGCCTACAACAATATTAATAATGATATGTTTATACTTGTAATGCCCCAGCTCGTGGGCAATTACGGTTTCAATCTCATCTGAAGAGTATCCATCAAGGAGGTTATCCCCCAGGAGTATTCTTTTGGATTTTCCCATACCCGTAAATGCCGCGTTAGCCTTTCTTGTATTCTTGCTCATATCAAACTTAAAAACACTCTTAAGCTTAAGGCCCGCATCCCTGGCAAGCCTTTCAAGGCGCGATTTAAGATCCTCATCTTCAAGAGGGGTAATCTTATAGAATAAGGGCATTATTAGAACAGGCACTATCCTGGCCAGGACAACAGAAACCAGAAACAGTATGATTGCAAACGGCAGCCACCAGAGGTTTCCGAAGCGGTTAAGGACGTAGTAAAAAATAAATAAAAGCGGAATTCCGATAACGCCTGAAACCATTGCGCCCTTGGCACTCTCCCACATCCAGGCGCGGAATGTCTGGTTTGACAGGTTATATTTATGCTCCAGATAAAATTCCGTGTAGTAGTTTACAGGGAAAGAAAGAATTGAGCCCGCAATACTTAAGGTTATTATAAATGCAATAAAAAGCAGGTAACTGTTTGAAATGAAGCCTGCGAGGTAGTCTTCCAGCCTGAGGCTTAAGCCCGATTTTAAGAATAAGAATACGATAAGGAAAGACAAGATTCCCTTCGTTATGCTTACTCCAAGTTTAATATTATTATATCTTTTTGAATCCATACTTAAAAATACCTATAACAAAATTTCAAGGCAATCTGAATAATCGCCCTTTTAGGTGAAAAAAAAAGCAGCCTATGGGCTGCTTTTGTCTCCTGGTCCTTAAAAAACTTTTTATTTCTTATATTTTGTTCCGTCCTCATTTAATCTGGCCGCATATTTTGCCGGATCTTTCTTGAATTTGGCTGTGCATTTATCGCAGCACAGGCCGTAAGTTTTGCCGTTGTAGGCAACGAGCACCATTTCGTCTTTTTCCAGATCCTCACCTGAAACCGGGCAGACTTTATTAAACGGCTTTCCCTCTTTCACATCCTGAACTTTATCTTCTTTAGACGAAACCGTGGTAGTCACCTTGCTCTTGCTTACCTGCTTCTTATCCTTCTGCTGCGCATTTACGCCGAGACTGAAAGACAGCATTATAAATAGTGTCAGTACTAACAGGTTTTTCATTGTATTATACCTTTCTTTGTTTTTGTTTAATATATCGCTTCTTAAGTTACCGGGACCAGGTTTTATTATAATAAGCATTTATCCGGTAAAAAGTTCCGGAAAACAATAATTAAATTTTCTTCATCTCCCCTTCCGAGAGCCAGCCCACCTTCCCGTCGGCAAGTTTCACCTTCACCCAGCTGTCAACTTTATCCTCGAGGCTCACCTTTATTCCCTCGTGGACAATGAATGCGTCGCCGCTATGCTCATCCGGAGAAAGTTTAACGGTTACTGAAGACTGGGTTACAACTGCATACTCCTTGCCGTTATCGTAATTGTACCTGGATATCAGGATAACAATGGACAGCAAAAACACAGCGGCAAATGCCAGGCCGGAGATGAGGATCCACTTCTGAAGGGCCTGCCTTCTGGCAAAGAAGTACCAGCCTATAATTGCAAGGAATGTCAGGTAGACAAAGTAAGAAAACAGCGTCCATCCGTTTACGGAAAACAGGTTCAGGAGCTCTTCCCACCACCTTACAAGGAATATCTTGGGCATTGCTTCAATCTTATCAACTGTTCTTGCATTTGCTATCTTCAGGTTATATGCCACATCCTCGTCATTTGGTGAGATCTTCTGCGCTTTCTCATAATTTAAGATGGCGTAGCCTATCATACCCACCTTAAAGTATGAATTCCCCAGGTTGTAGTAAAGCTCTTTACCGGAGTAGCCGTCACTTACTATTTTCTGGTAAATTTCAATTGCCTTGTCATAGCTCCCCTGCTGGTAGAAGCTGTTGGCTTTTTGCATCAGGTTTTCCTCTTCGGAGGCATATGTAAACTTCATGCTGAAGAGGACCAGTAAAATTATCGACAAATATTTCATATATAATAAACTTTAGTTTAATTTTGTTTTTCAGACTTTATTCTTCTCCAGGTCCACTATGATGTTCACGGCCTGGTCGTACATTTCTTTCATTGCGCTTGCTCCGTCGTTCATAGGGGCAAAGCGGACAAACTCGCATTTCTCAACTGCCTGTTTTACTTCGCCTATAAGGTCTTCAGGAACACGGCTGTCTTTAAGCCTTTCAAGCGCACTCTCCAGCGTGAAAGAGGCCTTCGGAATGTGCAGCTTGTCTTCCAGGTAGCCGAAGAGAGCCAGGGAAATATCCGAATAAAACTCCTGCTGGTTGTTCATTTCCATCGATTTGCGGGCGGTCTTAAGCCTGTTGCGCGCCATCTTCTCGGCCCTGGTGTACTTCATGAGCTGTACGT
Protein-coding regions in this window:
- the kdsB gene encoding 3-deoxy-manno-octulosonate cytidylyltransferase translates to MNLGIIPARFASTRLMGKPLADIGGKPMIQHTYESSQKSKMLHEVIIATDDEKVAQVARDFGARVIVTPKDIATGSDRIAYVAQNMPHADIIVNIQGDEPFIQGRMIDEAIEPLFFDSSVNVSTLAKKITTVEELENPSIPKVVFDYHNFALYFSRSPIPFVRDARSHLESLRVADIYKHIGLYVYRREALLKFTSLPPTDLERIEKLEQLRMLENGFKIKIVVTELESLSVDTPEDLELARRYYSKMFRINH
- the gatC gene encoding Asp-tRNA(Asn)/Glu-tRNA(Gln) amidotransferase subunit GatC encodes the protein MSVTRKDVEYIAALAKLKFSETELDSFTGELNQILGYMEKLNELDTTDVEPLSYPVEVSEVLREDKRTPSVPREEALKNAPDATEEFFKVPKVINVE
- a CDS encoding M48 family metallopeptidase yields the protein MDSKRYNNIKLGVSITKGILSFLIVFLFLKSGLSLRLEDYLAGFISNSYLLFIAFIITLSIAGSILSFPVNYYTEFYLEHKYNLSNQTFRAWMWESAKGAMVSGVIGIPLLFIFYYVLNRFGNLWWLPFAIILFLVSVVLARIVPVLIMPLFYKITPLEDEDLKSRLERLARDAGLKLKSVFKFDMSKNTRKANAAFTGMGKSKRILLGDNLLDGYSSDEIETVIAHELGHYKYKHIIINIVVGTVFSFLTLYLLALLYRISLPYFGYSSITQVSAIPILLLWGMVLGVVETPITSSLSRKHEYQADRYAIESTAKAEAFIRTLEKLNEQNLGDKEPHPVVEWFFYSHPSIKKRIAAVRKLSQSEALE
- a CDS encoding YHS domain-containing protein, with product MKNLLVLTLFIMLSFSLGVNAQQKDKKQVSKSKVTTTVSSKEDKVQDVKEGKPFNKVCPVSGEDLEKDEMVLVAYNGKTYGLCCDKCTAKFKKDPAKYAARLNEDGTKYKK